The following proteins come from a genomic window of Methyloceanibacter stevinii:
- a CDS encoding M48 family metallopeptidase, producing the protein MLKRLKLGRAGTTEIPINGLDVPLVLRRNARARRFSLQVSEARRSAVLTVPAYSSLADAQQFLSRHMDWLRERLDGLCDPVPFTDGAVIPLRGLAHRLNFVGPVRRRGVVWIEDPDEARIAPVWPDGLTDADDVLPLLNVAGEGHHAPRRLLDWLKRQAHDDLKLRVDIHARRLGLSPKRISVRDQNTRWGSCSSTGTLSFSWRLILAPPFVLDYLAAHEVAHLEEMNHGPQFWALVARTMPRQKEARDWLHEYGSHLHAFGADGAPPPEQED; encoded by the coding sequence ATGCTGAAGCGCCTCAAACTCGGACGGGCCGGGACGACCGAGATTCCGATCAACGGACTGGACGTACCGCTGGTCCTGCGCCGCAACGCGCGAGCGCGGCGATTCAGCCTGCAGGTCAGCGAAGCGCGCCGGAGCGCCGTGCTGACCGTGCCGGCTTATTCGAGCCTTGCCGATGCGCAGCAGTTCCTGTCGCGCCACATGGACTGGCTGAGGGAACGGCTCGACGGGCTATGCGACCCGGTGCCTTTCACGGACGGCGCGGTCATCCCTTTGCGCGGCCTTGCTCACCGGCTGAATTTCGTGGGCCCCGTCCGGCGGCGCGGCGTGGTTTGGATCGAGGACCCAGATGAGGCGCGGATCGCGCCGGTCTGGCCCGACGGTCTCACCGATGCGGATGACGTTCTGCCGCTCCTCAACGTGGCGGGGGAGGGGCACCACGCCCCGCGGCGCCTGCTCGATTGGTTGAAGCGTCAGGCGCATGACGATCTCAAACTGCGCGTCGATATTCACGCGAGGCGGCTTGGCCTGTCTCCGAAGCGGATCAGCGTGCGCGACCAAAACACCCGTTGGGGATCGTGCTCCTCGACGGGGACGCTGTCATTCTCCTGGCGCCTTATCCTCGCGCCACCCTTCGTGTTGGACTATCTCGCCGCGCATGAGGTTGCTCATCTCGAAGAGATGAATCACGGGCCTCAGTTCTGGGCACTGGTCGCGCGTACGATGCCGCGCCAGAAGGAAGCCCGGGACTGGCTCCACGAATACGGATCGCATTTGCACGCGTTCGGCGCAGACGGTGCGCCGCCGCCCGAGCAAGAGGACTGA
- a CDS encoding polyhydroxyalkanoate depolymerase codes for MMWRNPLNPASHTVVGRGAAAALELFERSTRRYRKPEWEIDTVTAHGMTVPVKPVTILSKPFCNLVHFQRELPNAVQKKDPKVLLVAPMAGHFATLLRGTVRDLLPDHDVYVTEWIDARFVPRATGPFDLDTYIDYIIEFLQGFGGNVHVMAVCQPTVPVFAAVSLMEARRDPNVPRSMVLMAGPIDARKSPTAVNKYATGKPLSWFRQNVITQVPWPYPGHMRLVYPGFLQLSGFMGMNLERHVTAHRDLFHNLIQGDGDSADKHREFYDEFLAVMDLSAEYYLQTIESVFMEHKLPKGEMRHHGELVDPSTIKNVPLMTVEGYKDDITGIGQTEAALELCTNLPDSMKAHHLQEGVGHYGVFNGSRFRNEILPKVRKFMRSHQGQGNLLKRVLQRVA; via the coding sequence ATGATGTGGCGAAATCCGCTGAACCCGGCGTCCCACACGGTCGTTGGGCGAGGTGCTGCGGCTGCGCTCGAGCTCTTCGAACGTTCGACACGCCGGTACCGTAAGCCGGAGTGGGAGATCGATACGGTCACGGCGCACGGAATGACGGTGCCGGTGAAGCCGGTCACGATCCTCTCCAAGCCTTTCTGCAATTTGGTGCATTTCCAGCGCGAGTTGCCGAATGCCGTCCAGAAGAAGGACCCGAAAGTCCTGCTGGTGGCGCCCATGGCGGGCCACTTCGCGACGCTTCTGCGCGGAACTGTGCGTGACCTCCTGCCGGACCACGATGTGTATGTGACCGAGTGGATCGATGCCCGCTTCGTGCCGCGTGCGACGGGGCCCTTCGATCTCGACACGTATATCGACTACATCATCGAGTTTCTTCAAGGCTTTGGCGGCAACGTCCATGTCATGGCCGTCTGTCAGCCGACCGTGCCGGTGTTCGCGGCCGTCTCGCTGATGGAGGCCCGGCGCGACCCCAACGTGCCCCGGTCCATGGTGCTCATGGCCGGTCCCATCGATGCGCGCAAGAGCCCGACCGCGGTCAACAAATACGCGACGGGCAAGCCCCTGAGCTGGTTCCGGCAGAACGTGATCACTCAGGTGCCGTGGCCCTATCCCGGCCATATGCGACTGGTCTATCCCGGCTTTTTGCAGCTCTCGGGTTTCATGGGCATGAATCTGGAGCGGCATGTGACCGCGCACCGCGATCTGTTTCACAATCTGATCCAGGGCGACGGCGACTCGGCCGACAAGCACCGGGAGTTCTACGACGAGTTTCTCGCCGTGATGGATTTGTCCGCCGAGTATTATCTCCAGACCATCGAGAGTGTGTTCATGGAACACAAGCTGCCCAAGGGCGAGATGCGCCATCACGGGGAGCTCGTGGATCCCTCGACGATCAAGAACGTGCCGTTGATGACCGTCGAAGGGTACAAGGACGACATTACCGGGATCGGCCAGACGGAAGCGGCGCTTGAGTTGTGCACGAACCTGCCCGACTCGATGAAGGCGCATCATCTCCAAGAGGGCGTCGGACACTACGGCGTCTTCAACGGATCGCGCTTCCGCAATGAGATCCTGCCGAAGGTCCGCAAGTTCATGCGGTCCCATCAGGGGCAGGGAAACCTGCTCAAGCGGGTTCTGCAGCGCGTGGCGTGA
- a CDS encoding SCO family protein, protein MKRRLLLVIVGSFLLGSLIGVGALILNQASPNKNRVITSGQALIGGPFELVGKDGKTVTDTDFRGRYMLVFFGFTHCPDICPAELQVMSAALDELGDKADKVVPIFITVDPERDTPELVTAYVENFGPNFVGLTGSPQAIAEAAKAYRVTYQKFQEEGAGDNNYSVDHSALLYLMGPDGKFVTHFPYGTSPEKMAETLRRYL, encoded by the coding sequence ATGAAACGTCGTTTGCTTCTCGTGATTGTCGGAAGTTTTCTGCTTGGGTCCCTGATCGGCGTCGGCGCGCTTATACTCAATCAGGCATCCCCAAATAAGAACCGCGTGATCACGAGCGGACAGGCACTGATCGGCGGCCCGTTCGAACTCGTCGGCAAGGACGGTAAGACCGTCACGGACACCGATTTTCGCGGTCGCTACATGCTCGTGTTTTTCGGCTTCACACACTGCCCGGATATTTGTCCCGCCGAGTTGCAGGTCATGTCGGCGGCGCTGGACGAACTCGGCGACAAGGCGGACAAAGTCGTCCCGATTTTCATCACCGTCGATCCGGAGCGCGACACGCCGGAACTGGTGACCGCGTATGTTGAGAATTTCGGACCGAACTTTGTCGGTCTAACGGGTTCGCCGCAGGCGATCGCAGAAGCGGCGAAAGCGTACCGCGTGACCTATCAGAAGTTCCAGGAAGAGGGCGCGGGCGACAACAACTACAGCGTCGACCATTCGGCGCTCCTCTATCTCATGGGGCCGGACGGCAAGTTTGTGACGCATTTCCCGTACGGAACGTCTCCGGAAAAAATGGCTGAAACATTGCGCCGCTATTTGTGA
- a CDS encoding ABC transporter permease gives MWSRNLGNLLISPLRPHELVMALCIWSVMRLSVGMIPVALAAFLIFEFNLLNLGLWLVVFFAMLVLTSWSLGLIAAGVMLRYGLGAEELAWSLAFLLLPLTCVYYPLSALPGWLQYVALALPPTHVFEGMRAILLEHRFDPGDLWWAFGLNVFYLAVGYGVFRWLLSRARDNGSLLQLGE, from the coding sequence ATGTGGTCGCGCAATCTGGGCAATTTGCTGATCAGCCCGTTGCGCCCGCATGAGCTCGTCATGGCGCTTTGTATCTGGAGCGTCATGCGGCTTTCGGTCGGTATGATCCCCGTGGCGCTGGCCGCGTTCCTCATCTTCGAATTCAACCTGCTCAACCTCGGTCTGTGGCTCGTGGTGTTCTTCGCCATGCTCGTCCTGACGAGCTGGTCCTTGGGCCTGATCGCGGCGGGCGTCATGTTGCGCTACGGCCTCGGCGCGGAGGAACTGGCCTGGTCGCTTGCCTTCTTGCTGTTGCCGCTGACTTGTGTGTACTACCCGCTATCCGCACTTCCCGGCTGGCTCCAATACGTCGCGCTCGCGCTTCCGCCGACCCATGTATTCGAAGGCATGCGCGCGATTCTGTTGGAACACCGTTTCGATCCCGGCGATCTGTGGTGGGCGTTCGGATTGAACGTGTTCTATCTCGCCGTGGGGTACGGCGTGTTCCGTTGGTTGTTGAGCCGCGCCCGTGACAACGGCTCATTGCTGCAGCTTGGTGAGTGA
- a CDS encoding ActS/PrrB/RegB family redox-sensitive histidine kinase, with translation MSLTETQQATIDPAQPEWLRAGDSRLRLHTIVRLRWLAVVGQSLTILAVHWGLGMTVPIGWCFAVIALSAWLNVALRIRFPESQRLTARSAFLMLGFDIIQLAALLYLTGGLENPFAFLLVAPVAVSASALPLRTTIALGLLAIAAASVLAYAHYPLPWCHQDNAGSELFHHPIAWCHSQTIAIPQIYVLGVWAAVVLGIVFIGFYTWRTAQENRRMAEALAATEMVLAREQRLSALDGMAAAAAHGLGTPLATIAVATKELLHAAQEGDPIYDDLLLVRHQAERCRDILKELSARAEELDTILSRLPVSHLIDEVVEPYRPLAVPINVTAGPQPGVSTNSDAVREPVTDRNPGVLYGLGNLIENALDFAKEQVDVDASWSRDEVRIVVTDDGDGFPPDVLEQLGEPFVTTRPAATVDHDEPGHAGMGLGFFIAKTLLERSCARLELANRHEPETGAVVTVIWPRKAFEEPQCCHHTDLAI, from the coding sequence ATGAGCCTCACTGAAACGCAGCAGGCGACAATCGATCCCGCGCAGCCGGAATGGTTGCGCGCGGGCGATTCCCGGCTGCGCCTCCATACGATCGTCCGGCTGCGGTGGCTTGCCGTGGTCGGTCAGAGCCTGACGATCTTGGCGGTCCATTGGGGCCTGGGCATGACAGTCCCGATCGGCTGGTGCTTCGCCGTGATCGCGCTGTCGGCCTGGCTCAACGTGGCTTTGCGCATCCGTTTTCCGGAAAGCCAGCGCCTGACCGCCCGCTCGGCGTTTCTGATGCTGGGTTTCGACATTATCCAACTCGCCGCGCTGCTCTATCTCACCGGCGGACTGGAGAACCCGTTTGCGTTTCTCCTGGTCGCGCCGGTCGCGGTGTCCGCATCCGCCCTGCCGCTGCGCACGACCATCGCGCTCGGCCTTCTCGCGATCGCCGCAGCGAGCGTCCTCGCATACGCCCACTACCCGCTGCCGTGGTGTCACCAAGACAATGCGGGCTCCGAACTCTTTCATCACCCGATTGCTTGGTGCCATTCCCAAACCATCGCGATCCCGCAGATCTACGTGCTGGGAGTCTGGGCGGCGGTCGTGCTCGGGATCGTCTTCATCGGCTTCTATACGTGGCGCACGGCGCAAGAGAACCGGCGCATGGCCGAGGCGCTGGCCGCGACGGAGATGGTGCTCGCACGCGAGCAAAGACTGTCCGCTCTCGACGGCATGGCCGCCGCGGCCGCTCACGGACTCGGCACCCCGCTCGCCACGATCGCCGTCGCCACCAAGGAACTCCTACACGCGGCCCAGGAAGGCGACCCGATCTACGACGATTTGCTTCTCGTCCGGCATCAGGCCGAGCGCTGCCGCGACATCCTGAAGGAATTGAGCGCGCGCGCCGAGGAACTCGACACGATTCTCTCGCGGCTGCCTGTCAGCCACCTCATTGATGAGGTGGTCGAACCGTATCGGCCGCTCGCCGTCCCGATCAACGTGACTGCAGGTCCGCAACCTGGGGTGTCCACGAACAGCGATGCGGTGCGCGAGCCGGTGACCGATCGCAATCCCGGCGTCCTGTACGGCCTCGGTAATCTGATCGAGAATGCTCTCGACTTCGCCAAGGAGCAGGTCGACGTCGATGCGAGCTGGTCGCGCGACGAAGTCCGGATCGTCGTCACCGACGACGGGGACGGGTTTCCCCCGGACGTTCTCGAGCAGCTCGGCGAGCCGTTCGTGACCACACGACCCGCCGCGACCGTCGACCACGACGAGCCGGGCCATGCCGGCATGGGACTGGGCTTCTTCATCGCCAAGACACTGCTCGAGCGGTCTTGTGCGCGCCTCGAGCTCGCCAATCGGCATGAGCCCGAAACGGGGGCCGTCGTAACGGTCATTTGGCCGAGAAAGGCGTTCGAAGAGCCCCAATGTTGCCATCACACGGACTTGGCGATTTAG
- a CDS encoding ActR/PrrA/RegA family redox response regulator transcription factor yields MDMQPVLPMSEDFSGPLQDNTLLIVDDDRAFLQRLARAMETRGFAVEAAGSVDEGLAMLRQRPPAFAVVDMRLDDGSGIDVVAALKEIRPDSRAVILTGYGNIATAVSAVKIGAVDYLAKPADADDVYNALIAAPDDKALPPENPMSADRVRWEHIQRVYELCNRNVSETARRLNMHRRTLQRILAKRAPK; encoded by the coding sequence ATGGATATGCAGCCGGTACTACCGATGTCAGAGGATTTCAGCGGCCCCCTCCAGGACAACACGCTACTGATTGTCGACGACGATCGGGCGTTCCTGCAGCGCTTGGCGCGCGCCATGGAAACCCGGGGCTTTGCCGTCGAGGCCGCAGGCTCGGTGGACGAAGGCTTGGCGATGCTTCGGCAGCGGCCCCCAGCCTTTGCTGTCGTGGACATGCGTCTCGATGACGGCAGCGGCATCGATGTCGTCGCGGCCTTGAAGGAAATACGACCCGATTCGCGGGCGGTGATCCTTACCGGCTACGGCAATATCGCGACGGCCGTTTCGGCGGTGAAGATCGGCGCCGTCGACTATCTCGCCAAACCCGCCGATGCCGACGACGTCTACAACGCGCTCATCGCGGCGCCCGACGACAAGGCCTTGCCGCCGGAAAATCCGATGTCAGCGGACCGCGTCCGTTGGGAGCACATTCAGCGCGTTTATGAGCTTTGCAATCGCAATGTCTCGGAGACGGCTCGCCGGCTCAACATGCATCGCCGTACGCTTCAGCGAATCTTGGCGAAGCGCGCCCCCAAATAG
- a CDS encoding MmcB family DNA repair protein: MHNSVTMIGQFQKEMSVPNVEQDPLIVVDGRQSEAAAALQRGVCRTLRAYGHSVITELPLSNGRRADVVGLSAAGDIMIVEIKSCLTDYRTDGKWHEYLDYCDRLYFAVSADFPSEVIPEHAGLILADRYGAELVREPKEDRLNAARRKAMMLCFARAAALRLQHQLDPGCGLRS, encoded by the coding sequence ATGCACAATTCCGTGACGATGATCGGGCAATTTCAGAAGGAAATGTCAGTGCCCAACGTGGAACAGGATCCGTTGATCGTGGTCGACGGGCGCCAGTCGGAGGCCGCAGCCGCGCTACAGCGCGGCGTCTGCCGCACGTTGCGTGCCTATGGGCATTCGGTGATCACGGAATTGCCGCTCTCGAACGGCCGGCGTGCGGATGTTGTCGGGCTTTCGGCCGCGGGTGACATCATGATCGTCGAGATCAAGTCCTGTCTCACCGATTATCGCACCGACGGAAAGTGGCACGAATATCTCGACTATTGCGACAGGCTCTACTTCGCGGTGTCTGCGGATTTCCCGAGTGAGGTGATTCCGGAACACGCCGGGCTGATTCTCGCCGATCGCTACGGCGCGGAACTTGTCCGCGAGCCCAAAGAGGACCGGCTTAATGCCGCGCGGCGCAAAGCGATGATGTTGTGTTTCGCGCGCGCCGCCGCGCTCCGGCTCCAGCACCAGCTGGATCCAGGGTGTGGCTTGAGAAGCTAA
- the egtB gene encoding ergothioneine biosynthesis protein EgtB: MSLTQTILADSPQETPTRYDRLGQRLMATRALSHELAAPLSDEDQVVQAMDDASPTKWHLAHTTWFFEAFVLSQFLPGYTRFDERFEYCFNSYYESVGARHPRPFRGLLTRPSGDEVRAYRAYVDEALDSLFAGEIPDEAAALVELGINHEQQHQELLLTDILSLFASQPLKPTYRDAAPGGPAGTPDPLAFVEFDGGVFEVGHDGSGFSYDNEGPRHEQLIRPFKIANRCVTNAEWIAFIEDGGYETSALWLADGWNLINAEGWRARLYFERAQNGYGQMGLRGFRPVNPAAPVTHVSYFEADAFARWAGYRLPSEFEWEHASAGLSETGRTLGSGFLSPQPAPDDAGLTQMFGDVWEWTASAYLPYPGYKPAPGAVGEYNGKFMCNQFVLKGGSCATPDGHVRRTYRNFFYPQQRWQFTGLRLAADA, from the coding sequence ATGAGCCTCACACAGACTATCCTCGCAGACTCACCCCAAGAAACACCAACGCGATACGACCGCCTCGGTCAGAGACTGATGGCGACGCGCGCCCTGTCGCACGAGCTCGCCGCGCCCTTGAGCGACGAAGATCAAGTCGTTCAAGCCATGGACGACGCCAGTCCGACGAAATGGCATCTCGCCCACACCACCTGGTTCTTCGAGGCGTTTGTTCTGTCGCAATTTCTTCCCGGCTATACCCGCTTCGACGAACGTTTCGAATACTGCTTCAACTCTTATTACGAGAGCGTCGGCGCCCGCCATCCGCGCCCCTTTCGCGGTCTGCTAACGCGCCCCTCGGGCGACGAGGTTCGCGCCTACCGCGCCTATGTGGACGAGGCACTCGACAGTTTGTTTGCCGGCGAGATTCCGGACGAGGCTGCCGCGCTCGTCGAACTCGGCATCAATCACGAACAGCAGCATCAGGAATTGCTGCTCACGGACATTTTGAGCCTGTTCGCGTCCCAGCCGCTGAAACCGACGTATCGCGACGCTGCGCCGGGCGGACCCGCCGGCACGCCCGATCCTCTTGCATTCGTCGAATTCGACGGCGGGGTGTTCGAGGTCGGTCACGACGGAAGCGGCTTCTCTTATGACAATGAGGGACCGCGCCACGAGCAACTCATTCGTCCCTTCAAGATCGCCAATCGCTGCGTCACCAATGCCGAATGGATCGCCTTCATCGAGGACGGCGGCTACGAGACGTCGGCGCTGTGGCTGGCGGACGGATGGAACCTCATCAACGCCGAGGGCTGGCGCGCGCGCCTCTATTTCGAGCGGGCCCAAAACGGTTATGGGCAGATGGGGCTTCGAGGTTTTCGCCCCGTGAACCCCGCCGCACCGGTGACCCATGTCAGCTATTTCGAGGCGGATGCCTTTGCCCGGTGGGCCGGTTACCGGCTCCCGTCCGAATTCGAATGGGAACATGCCTCGGCAGGTCTTTCCGAAACCGGCCGAACGCTCGGAAGCGGCTTCCTAAGCCCGCAACCCGCACCGGACGACGCGGGACTGACCCAGATGTTCGGCGATGTGTGGGAATGGACCGCCAGCGCCTACCTGCCCTATCCGGGCTACAAACCTGCCCCGGGCGCCGTCGGCGAGTACAACGGGAAATTCATGTGCAACCAGTTCGTCCTCAAGGGCGGGTCCTGTGCGACCCCCGATGGTCATGTCCGCCGGACCTACCGGAACTTCTTCTATCCCCAGCAGCGCTGGCAGTTTACGGGCCTGCGGCTCGCGGCGGACGCGTAA
- the egtD gene encoding L-histidine N(alpha)-methyltransferase — MSSAFSLSRARDVAEADQPTLAVRDAEFARAVLEGLADKPRHIPSRFLYDEAGSALFEEITKLDEYYPTRTEIALLRAYGDEITECVGPVETLVEFGSGSSRKTRLLIEALDGLETYVPIDVSESFLAEAAEGLEADFEDLTVRPVVGDFTKPRDLHGIEADQPLGFFSGSTIGNLTHEEATDFLANATRLLGPGSTFLIGVDLQKSLDILIPAYDDARGVTASFSLNLLSRINRELDGDFDTDRFAHRAVYNPRQGRIEIYLESLADQTVHVLGQRFDFAKGERIHTENSHKYSIEGFQDLARRGGWEPAEVWTDKAALFSLHLLRAA, encoded by the coding sequence ATGTCGAGCGCTTTCTCCCTATCACGCGCGCGCGACGTCGCAGAAGCCGACCAGCCGACCCTTGCCGTTCGCGACGCCGAGTTCGCTAGAGCCGTCCTGGAAGGTCTTGCGGACAAGCCCCGCCACATTCCCTCGCGCTTTCTCTACGACGAGGCCGGCTCGGCCCTGTTCGAGGAGATCACGAAGCTCGACGAGTATTATCCGACACGCACGGAGATCGCATTGCTTCGGGCCTATGGCGACGAGATCACCGAATGCGTCGGTCCGGTCGAGACCTTGGTCGAATTCGGCTCCGGGTCGAGCCGGAAAACGCGCCTCCTGATCGAGGCTCTGGACGGCCTCGAGACGTATGTGCCGATCGACGTGTCGGAGAGCTTCCTCGCGGAAGCCGCGGAGGGGCTGGAGGCCGACTTCGAGGATCTGACCGTCCGCCCCGTCGTCGGCGACTTCACCAAGCCCCGCGACCTCCATGGCATCGAGGCCGATCAGCCGCTCGGCTTCTTCTCCGGCTCCACGATCGGCAACCTCACCCATGAGGAGGCTACGGACTTTCTAGCGAACGCCACGCGGCTGCTGGGACCGGGAAGCACCTTCCTGATCGGTGTCGATCTTCAGAAGAGCCTCGACATCCTGATTCCAGCCTATGACGACGCGCGCGGCGTGACCGCATCGTTCAGCCTCAACCTCCTGTCGCGGATCAACCGGGAGCTCGACGGCGATTTCGACACGGACCGGTTTGCCCACCGGGCGGTCTACAATCCCCGCCAAGGGCGCATTGAGATCTATCTCGAGAGCCTCGCGGATCAGACCGTCCATGTCCTGGGACAGCGCTTCGACTTCGCGAAAGGCGAGCGCATCCACACCGAGAACTCCCACAAATACTCGATTGAGGGCTTTCAGGATCTCGCCAGGCGCGGCGGCTGGGAGCCGGCCGAGGTCTGGACCGACAAGGCGGCGCTTTTCAGCCTGCACCTTCTGCGAGCGGCTTAG
- a CDS encoding diphosphate--fructose-6-phosphate 1-phosphotransferase, with protein sequence MSDLPTGNAAIGQSGGPTAVINQSLVGVVEGLQKGLVASGTVKQILGMRHGVRGIAKDGGDLVDLTAMPAKTLEAVAQTPSAALGSTRDKPDEEYCAQILQAAARTTSATSSISAATIPPTPAESARRAARAGYEMRCFHVPKTIDNDLKENDHTPGFASAARFVTLAHMGDALDNASLGGIKINVVMGRQAGFLTAAASLARGCRETDKDAAKRPAPHLIYVPEVPFVMDHFLHDVDRVYSALGRCQIAVSEGIRDADGNEIGPQLMRSGEVDAHGNVQLSGSGALGDGLADAVKKALTPAGGKAPRVRADTFGYLQRCWPATSSVDAMEARGVGRHAAKLAADGDAGASITIIRTSNVPGDYRSEFGRADLSAVARHARHMPEDFSDDGNNISAVFYDYCHPLVGELPTFGKL encoded by the coding sequence GTGTCTGATCTTCCAACCGGGAATGCGGCCATTGGCCAGTCAGGCGGCCCGACCGCCGTCATCAACCAGTCGCTTGTGGGCGTCGTCGAGGGCCTGCAGAAGGGCCTCGTTGCCTCCGGGACGGTGAAGCAGATCCTCGGCATGCGCCATGGCGTGCGCGGGATCGCCAAGGATGGCGGAGACCTGGTCGACCTCACCGCGATGCCGGCCAAGACACTCGAGGCCGTCGCCCAGACGCCGTCCGCGGCGCTCGGGTCCACCCGCGACAAGCCCGACGAAGAATACTGCGCGCAGATTCTCCAAGCTGCCGCCAGAACAACATCCGCTACTTCTTCTATATCGGCGGCAACGATTCCGCCGACACCTGCCGAATCGGCGAGAAGAGCGGCGAGGGCAGGGTACGAGATGCGCTGCTTCCACGTGCCGAAGACGATCGACAACGACCTCAAGGAGAACGATCACACGCCGGGCTTTGCCTCTGCCGCGCGCTTCGTGACGCTCGCCCACATGGGCGATGCGCTCGACAATGCCAGCCTCGGCGGCATCAAGATCAATGTCGTCATGGGCCGGCAAGCGGGGTTTCTCACGGCTGCCGCATCGCTTGCACGCGGCTGCCGCGAGACCGACAAGGACGCGGCTAAGCGGCCGGCGCCGCATCTGATTTACGTGCCCGAGGTCCCGTTCGTGATGGATCACTTCCTCCACGATGTCGATCGGGTCTACTCGGCCCTGGGCCGCTGCCAGATCGCCGTGAGCGAAGGCATCCGGGATGCCGACGGCAACGAGATCGGGCCGCAGCTCATGCGCTCGGGCGAAGTGGACGCCCACGGCAATGTGCAGCTTTCGGGCTCGGGCGCCCTCGGTGACGGCCTCGCCGATGCGGTGAAGAAGGCGCTGACGCCGGCGGGCGGCAAAGCGCCCCGCGTCCGCGCCGATACGTTCGGCTATCTGCAGCGCTGCTGGCCGGCGACGTCATCCGTCGATGCCATGGAGGCCCGTGGCGTCGGGCGGCACGCGGCCAAGCTTGCCGCGGACGGCGACGCTGGCGCCTCTATCACCATCATCCGGACCTCGAACGTGCCCGGTGACTACCGAAGCGAATTCGGCCGGGCGGACTTGTCGGCGGTGGCGCGCCACGCGCGGCATATGCCGGAGGATTTCTCGGACGACGGCAACAACATCAGCGCCGTGTTCTACGACTATTGCCACCCCTTGGTGGGCGAACTCCCGACCTTCGGAAAACTCTGA
- the speE gene encoding polyamine aminopropyltransferase: MDRWVEETLHGGFRVRLKADKVLFDSQTEHQQLIIFENKDFGRVMMLDGVVQVSTKDEFVYHEMMAHVPLFAHGKAKNVLVIGGGDGGVLREVLRHPDASRATLCEIDGSVIDLCREHFPEISNGAFDNKRTRVVIADGTKFVAETDERFDVILVDSTDPIGPGGCALHEEFYADCRRALAPGGVLVTQNGLPFLQASELKQSVGYFRELFEDAFAYMATTPSYFGDAMSYGWASDNDDLRQYTVGEIEWRYAAAGAFPTKYWNPRVHVAAFALPNYVLDLVEA; this comes from the coding sequence ATGGACCGTTGGGTCGAAGAGACACTCCATGGCGGCTTCCGCGTCCGCCTGAAGGCGGACAAGGTTCTGTTCGACAGCCAGACCGAACATCAGCAGCTGATAATCTTCGAGAACAAAGATTTCGGCCGCGTGATGATGTTGGATGGCGTCGTCCAGGTCTCCACGAAGGACGAGTTCGTCTACCACGAGATGATGGCGCACGTGCCGCTGTTCGCTCATGGCAAGGCGAAGAACGTGCTCGTGATCGGCGGCGGCGACGGCGGGGTCCTGCGCGAGGTGCTGCGGCATCCGGACGCAAGCCGCGCGACGCTATGCGAGATCGACGGCAGCGTGATCGATCTTTGCCGGGAGCACTTTCCGGAAATTTCGAACGGCGCCTTCGACAACAAGCGTACGCGCGTCGTCATTGCCGACGGCACCAAATTCGTGGCCGAGACGGACGAGCGCTTCGACGTGATCCTCGTGGACTCGACCGACCCGATCGGGCCGGGGGGCTGTGCTCTTCACGAAGAGTTCTATGCCGATTGCAGGCGCGCGCTGGCGCCGGGCGGCGTCCTCGTCACGCAGAACGGGCTGCCCTTCCTCCAAGCGTCCGAGCTCAAGCAGTCCGTCGGCTATTTCCGCGAGTTGTTCGAGGACGCGTTCGCCTACATGGCGACCACGCCGAGCTATTTCGGCGATGCCATGTCCTATGGCTGGGCGAGCGACAACGACGACCTGCGGCAATATACGGTCGGCGAGATCGAATGGCGCTACGCCGCGGCGGGCGCGTTCCCGACGAAGTACTGGAATCCGCGTGTCCACGTCGCCGCGTTCGCGCTGCCGAACTACGTTCTGGACTTGGTCGAGGCCTAA